Sequence from the Mixophyes fleayi isolate aMixFle1 chromosome 4, aMixFle1.hap1, whole genome shotgun sequence genome:
CATCTCCTCACATCCCCAACGGCATAAAGAGATGACATATTGACTGTGCCCCAACATAAAATCATCATCCCAAgttatataattaattttataattcattaagtttcagtgtaaaccGCCCAATATTTACTGCTAAGAGAAATCTACTTAAATTTGCAGTTAACGATTGTATTCCTGAAATGTTGGTCCTTCGGGGGAATTACTTTTATACATATGTAATGTTCAAGGGGAAAACAATGGAATTCTCAAATGATCACTATTCAATAATCGCGAACTGAATGCTTCAATTAGCATTTTGTTTAAGTTTTTGGAAAACCCATGGTTGAATCAGAATGTAAAGTCTGATATGTAGCAACATAAAAGTCTGCTGGCCTACTTTAGATAATATTCGGTATTAATAACAAATGTTCCCAATTTAACTGCTTCATTGATGGCAATGTTAACTTTATCTTATCTTTTTCTTTACTTGTCAAATGATCTGTTGTACAATATTTCCAAGTCATCTTGCACCAGTATGCGGAAAGTTGTACTAAAAGTGAAAGTGGTATTAAATTGGTATTAATATGGTCTGTATCCTGAGAGATAATTTGAGatgtattttataatgtttatCTTCATAATTCCTAAGgtttaaattatcttttttataaatatatataactatcaaGTTGTGTACAAACTTATCATTACTATTACAGGTTCTAAAAGAATCAATGTTGTTGGTGGGAGCAAATGATGAACCATTGCCTAATAGGTTTAgctaaatgttatttaattgaaGAGAGCAAAGATTATTTGGTTCTCCTCTTTGTTGGATGGTTTTCTTCTCCTGAAgccctctttctctttcttctcaTAGGAGAAGCtgtgaatattatttaagttgtaagcagaattattttttttttaaggagaaTCCCCATCTCAAAAATTCTAAGATTGTCGGGAATGGTTCTTAGATCTTACAGGGCTCCTATTTTTTCTCTTATTGATGATGAACTCACAAGGCGTCCTATTGAAAAAGCTTTCAAGATCACTAATTGGAGCACTTTATGGCTGAATAAATAGGGCAATGAATTGCATCGATCTAGCTTATGAGATCATTTTATAATAGTTTATAAATAAAGAAGGTCAAGTATCTTAACTTGTGTCATGTTATGGAACTTTCACACTTtatgatacatttattttaatgttgaaaaaagctattttaattttacaactTTATTTAACAATGTAAAAATTGGCATGGAATAAGGAATAATATGTTGTGATGACACAAGGATATTTTAAGATTGGATTGCAATTTTGTGCTCTTCTACATATGCGTATtttcaataattttcttttcatCTTTTAAAGTCACATCCATGACACAGTACTGTATAATGAGCCTTTGAAATTGAttcaacaaaaacaacaaaaaagaaaaaataattgctAAATAATTGCTAAATAATTGTGGAGATTTTTAACACATTCCagtaaaatatcttacaaaataaataaaacaaaatatgtgaaagttgttttatttattttagcatcaTGAACCTCACTGCTTGGAAAATAGGTTCTAATAAGTAAAACacatttggggtaaatgtatcataccccggtgtTGTCAAGTCCCGCGAGTTCggtgtcttcgcagcttaaatttaaagcagcgctgccttgtaaagtgaagtttccctttacagggcagcgtcgctttaaatttaagctgtaaaGATGCCAAACTCGTGGGAGTTGATAGAattggggtatgatacatttaccccttggagtgctTGGTGTTTTAATAAAGTATTGAGCTATGTGTAATTTTAATGAATTGTATAgattttttagaagttttaattTTATGGAAAAGCTGTTGTATATGAATGAGCATCAATCAGGGTAACCCCAGAGGCGTGTTACATGTATGTGTAAATAGTGGATATTATTATACAATATGTTTCCGACTTTATaacttttataatatttttgtaaattttataGTACTTTTATAATTACAAAACTTTAGCCAGAGGTTACAAACACTACTCTAAAAATGTGCTGGCTGCTTCACCTTAACATACTGTTCATTTTTTATATGAATTAGAGTTGCATATGTGTGGTAAAGATGACTATGTTTCTTTCTATTGCAaggttgtgatttatttttattcatttcttgTTGTATTTGTAAAGTGAATTTGATTTACTAACTATGGCACATATAAAGTATTTAGTTCATTTAAATACtagctatttaaataaattctcAGACTTGCAGTTCAGCAATTGCACCTCTGAGCGCCGCTGTTCACCAATAAGAAGAAGAATACAGAACTAGAGATCCACTGATATTTTcatcactcacacacactgcagatcTGCAAGAAGAGAAGCAGACATTTTCTGGATTCTATGCACAGAAGATAGAATTTAGAATTtataatgttttactttactttatgaaaaaagaagtttattttttatttattgcatctGGATTGCAAAGAGAATTTTAGATGTTGACAATGGCTGAGATCAAACATCATGCACAGATATACAAAGGAATCAGATGGCAAGTAATATTTTCCTTCTTATTTTCTTGGCTGTGTCATTCAGTCTCTGGtcagattcattattccattgtaGAAGAAATGAGAAAAGACTCTGTTATAGCAAATATTGCAAAAGACCTTGGATTAGATTTTAAACAGCTGTCATCTAGAAAACTGAGAATTGTGTCACGTGAATCagagaaatatttttatataaatattgacaATGGGAATCTATATGTTAAGGACAggatagacagagagacactgtgtGGGATAGAAGCTACCTGCTTCCTAACCTTTGATGTAGTGGTTGAAAATCCTTTGAATGTTTTTAATGTCAAAATAGAAATTCAGGATATAAATGATAATTCTCCTGTGTTCTTTAGCAATCCAGTTATTCTAGAAATTAGTGAGTCTACTTCACCAGGAACACAGTTGGCATTGCATAATGCAGAAGATTCAGATATTGGTAGTAATTCAGTACAGACTTATAAGCTCAGTGACAATGAGCATTTCACACTGAGTGAAAAAACCAACCCAGATGGGAGTAAACTTCCAAAACTAGTGTTAGAAAAACATTTAgatagagaaacacaaaacattcatgaattaattttaaCAGCCTGGGATGGGGGAAATCTTATGAGATCTGGTACTACTTTAATAAAGGTCATTGTTACTGATGCCAATGATAATCTCCCTGTATTtatacaatcagtttataaaatAAGTGTAAGTGAAAATGCTCCAGTCAATTCTACTATACTTCATGTAAGTGCAAGTGACAGAGATGAAGGCTCCAATGCACaaattacatattcttttacaAAATCAGGAAATATCCATCACACAGGAGTGTTTAGCATTAATACAATtggggaaataaaaataataacgtCTTTAGATTTTGAGGTTGCACAAAAATATGAGTTGTCTATACAAGCAAGGGATGGAGGTGGCTTTGTGGACCATTCCAAGGTACTAATAGAAATAACAGATGAGAATGACAATGCTCCTGAGCTATCTATCGCTTCATTAACTACTCCTATTCCTGAGGATTCTGCACCGGGCACAGTGATAGCTTTGGTTGAAGTTCATGATCAAGATTCTGGAGATAATGCAGATATTGACTGTCAAATTATTCAGAGAGTACCTTTTGAGTTAATATCATCTTCTGCTAAATACTACAGAATTGTTACTATAAGCTCTATGGACAGAGAGAAAGAATCTTTTCATAATATTACAATTCTAGCTACTGACAGAGGATCTCCCCCACTTTCCAGTTCAGTAACCATCAGACTGGGCATATCAGATGTTAATGACAATTCACCGATATTTGTGAAATCAACTTATGTTGCTTATGTGCCAGAGAATAATTTACCAGGAGGCTCAATATATAGTATACAAGCTTCAGATCCTGATACTGGAGACAATGCTAAAATTATTTATTCCATCTTTAGCACAAATACAGAAGATCTCCCAGTGTCCTCTTATCTGTCCATCAATATAGAGACTGGAGTTCTCTATGCTCAGAGATCATTTGATTATGAACAGCACAAGGAGTTTCTAATACAAGTAAATGCTAGAGACAATGGATCTCCATCTCTGAACACTAATGCTACATTAGTTATCCGTATAGTGGATCAGAATGATAATGCACCAAAAATCTTGTACCCATCAAATGAAAGTGGTGGACCAGCTGTGTTTGAGATGGTCCCTTTAGCCTCAGAACAAGGGTCTTTAATTACTAAGGTGGTTGCAATGGATGCAGACTCTGGACATAATGCCTGGCTCTCTTATCACTTCATACATGTGTCAGAACCATCTCACTTTATCATTAGTCAGCACACGGGTGAAATCAGGACATCACGTGTCTTTCAAGAGAAGGATATATTGAATCACAAGgctgtggtgatggtgaag
This genomic interval carries:
- the LOC142149584 gene encoding protocadherin gamma-B2-like, which encodes MAEIKHHAQIYKGIRWQVIFSFLFSWLCHSVSGQIHYSIVEEMRKDSVIANIAKDLGLDFKQLSSRKLRIVSRESEKYFYINIDNGNLYVKDRIDRETLCGIEATCFLTFDVVVENPLNVFNVKIEIQDINDNSPVFFSNPVILEISESTSPGTQLALHNAEDSDIGSNSVQTYKLSDNEHFTLSEKTNPDGSKLPKLVLEKHLDRETQNIHELILTAWDGGNLMRSGTTLIKVIVTDANDNLPVFIQSVYKISVSENAPVNSTILHVSASDRDEGSNAQITYSFTKSGNIHHTGVFSINTIGEIKIITSLDFEVAQKYELSIQARDGGGFVDHSKVLIEITDENDNAPELSIASLTTPIPEDSAPGTVIALVEVHDQDSGDNADIDCQIIQRVPFELISSSAKYYRIVTISSMDREKESFHNITILATDRGSPPLSSSVTIRLGISDVNDNSPIFVKSTYVAYVPENNLPGGSIYSIQASDPDTGDNAKIIYSIFSTNTEDLPVSSYLSINIETGVLYAQRSFDYEQHKEFLIQVNARDNGSPSLNTNATLVIRIVDQNDNAPKILYPSNESGGPAVFEMVPLASEQGSLITKVVAMDADSGHNAWLSYHFIHVSEPSHFIISQHTGEIRTSRVFQEKDILNHKAVVMVKDNGDPSLSATVTLTLVVADSIQQVVPKLSNQMNIEDSQSNLQVYLVIALALISLLFILTVLLVIISKCKEPKPLPTFGTLSTNLYPPVDPRMLSMYSDGTLPLPYSYNVCVALDSSESDFTFLKPSQNVPVDNLIDPDDSGHGNEALDDRKLRDSLMQVKWVSDFSPSKNRT